Proteins encoded by one window of Enterobacter hormaechei subsp. xiangfangensis:
- a CDS encoding MFS transporter, which translates to MSQHTSDPATLRLPFKEKLAYGMGDLGSNILLDIGTLYLLKFYTDVLGLPGTYGGIIFLIAKFFTAFTDMGTGIMLDSRRKIGPKGKFRPFVLYAAFPVTLLAIANFVGTPFEITGKTVMATVLFMLYGLFFSMMNCSYGAMVPAITKNPDERASLAAWRQGGATLGLLLCTVGFVPVMNLIEGNDELGYIFAATLFSLFGLFFMWWCYKGVTERYVETQPANPAQKPGLLQSFRAIAGNRPLFILCIANLCTLGAFNVKLAIQVYYTQYVLNDPILLSYMGFFSMGCIFIGVFMMPGAVRRFGKKKVYISGLMIWVAGDLLNYFFGGGSVSFVAFSCLAFFGSAFVNSLNWALVSDTVEYGEWRTGVRSEGTVYTGFTFFRKVSQALAGFFPGIMLTQIGYVPNVVQSAGTVEGLRQLIFIYPSLLAVITIVAMGCFYNLNEKMYVRIVEEIELRKRTA; encoded by the coding sequence ATGAGTCAACATACTTCTGATCCGGCAACCCTGCGCCTGCCGTTTAAAGAAAAACTCGCCTACGGGATGGGCGATCTCGGCTCTAACATCCTGCTTGATATCGGCACGCTGTATCTGCTGAAGTTCTACACCGACGTGCTGGGGCTGCCGGGCACCTACGGCGGGATTATCTTCCTGATTGCGAAGTTTTTTACCGCCTTCACCGATATGGGCACCGGGATCATGCTCGATTCCCGGCGCAAGATCGGCCCGAAAGGGAAATTCCGCCCGTTCGTGCTGTATGCAGCCTTCCCGGTAACGTTGCTGGCGATTGCCAACTTCGTCGGCACACCGTTTGAAATCACCGGTAAAACGGTGATGGCGACGGTGCTGTTCATGCTGTACGGCCTGTTCTTCAGCATGATGAACTGCTCTTACGGCGCGATGGTGCCCGCCATCACCAAAAACCCGGACGAGCGCGCCTCGCTGGCGGCCTGGCGTCAGGGCGGCGCCACGCTCGGCCTGCTGCTCTGTACGGTGGGCTTTGTCCCGGTGATGAACCTGATTGAGGGTAACGACGAGCTTGGCTACATCTTTGCCGCCACCCTCTTCTCGCTGTTCGGGCTGTTCTTTATGTGGTGGTGCTATAAGGGCGTTACCGAGCGTTACGTCGAGACGCAGCCTGCTAACCCGGCGCAGAAACCGGGGCTGTTGCAGTCGTTTCGCGCCATCGCCGGGAACCGTCCGCTGTTTATCCTGTGCATCGCTAACCTGTGCACGCTGGGCGCCTTTAACGTTAAGCTCGCCATTCAGGTCTACTACACGCAGTACGTGCTGAACGACCCGATCCTGCTGTCGTATATGGGCTTCTTCAGCATGGGCTGTATTTTTATCGGCGTCTTTATGATGCCCGGCGCGGTGCGGCGCTTCGGCAAGAAAAAGGTCTACATCAGCGGGCTGATGATTTGGGTGGCGGGCGATCTGCTTAACTACTTCTTCGGCGGCGGCTCGGTGAGCTTTGTGGCGTTCTCCTGCCTGGCGTTCTTCGGTTCCGCGTTCGTGAACAGCCTGAACTGGGCGCTGGTGTCCGATACCGTGGAATACGGCGAGTGGCGCACCGGCGTGCGCTCCGAGGGAACGGTCTACACCGGCTTTACCTTCTTCAGGAAGGTCTCGCAGGCGCTGGCGGGCTTCTTCCCGGGGATCATGCTCACCCAGATCGGCTATGTGCCGAACGTGGTGCAGTCCGCCGGGACGGTTGAAGGGCTGCGGCAGCTGATATTTATCTACCCGAGCCTGCTGGCGGTCATCACCATCGTGGCGATGGGCTGCTTCTACAACCTCAACGAGAAGATGTATGTGCGCATAGTGGAAGAGATCGAACTGCGCAAACGTACGGCATAA
- a CDS encoding MFS transporter — protein MTHNTDPLTLKLSLREKCAYGMGDFGSNLMLCIGTLYLLKFYTDELGMPAFYGGIIFLVAKFFTAFTDMLTGVLLDSRRNIGPRGKFRPFILYASVPVALVATAQFMANDFSLTVKTALATVLFMMFGLCYSLMNCAYGAMVPAITKNPNERAQLAAWRQGGATVGLLLCTVGFMPIQALFISQPSLGYLVAALVFVTGGLFCMWWCYSGVKERYVELTPDHHKPGILKSFCAIFRNPPLLVLCIANLCTLAAFNIKLAIQVYYTQYVLNDLHLLSWMGFFSMGCILIGVFLVPGAVKRFGKKPVYLGGLTLWAVGDVLNFFWGTSSLLFVLFSCMAFFGTAFVNSLNWALVPDTVDYGEWKTGIRAEGSVYTGYTFSRKISAALAGFLPGIMLTQIGYVPHAVQSAGTLLGLRQLIFLWPCGLAIVAAVTMGLFYKLNEARFAFIIEEIGKRKKQTANTPEITTNNKASAVTL, from the coding sequence ATGACACATAATACTGATCCGTTAACCCTGAAATTGAGCCTGCGAGAGAAGTGCGCCTACGGGATGGGTGATTTTGGCTCGAACCTGATGCTGTGTATTGGCACGCTGTATCTGCTTAAGTTTTACACGGACGAGCTGGGCATGCCCGCGTTCTACGGCGGCATCATTTTTCTGGTCGCCAAGTTCTTTACCGCGTTCACCGACATGCTGACCGGGGTGCTGCTGGATTCCCGGCGTAACATTGGCCCGAGGGGGAAGTTCAGGCCATTCATACTTTACGCCTCCGTTCCGGTGGCGCTGGTCGCGACGGCGCAGTTTATGGCCAACGACTTTAGCCTGACGGTGAAAACGGCCCTCGCCACCGTGCTCTTCATGATGTTTGGCCTCTGCTACAGCCTGATGAACTGCGCCTACGGTGCAATGGTTCCGGCCATCACCAAAAACCCGAACGAGCGCGCGCAGCTTGCGGCGTGGCGTCAAGGCGGCGCAACGGTAGGACTGTTGCTCTGCACCGTCGGCTTTATGCCGATTCAGGCGCTGTTCATCAGCCAGCCCTCACTCGGCTATCTGGTGGCCGCGCTGGTGTTCGTCACCGGGGGGCTGTTCTGCATGTGGTGGTGCTACAGCGGGGTGAAAGAACGCTACGTCGAGCTTACGCCCGATCACCATAAGCCCGGCATTCTGAAATCATTCTGCGCGATTTTCCGCAATCCGCCGCTGCTGGTGCTGTGCATCGCCAACCTCTGTACCCTCGCCGCGTTTAACATCAAGCTGGCGATTCAGGTCTATTACACCCAGTACGTGCTGAACGATCTGCATCTCCTGTCGTGGATGGGCTTTTTCAGCATGGGCTGCATTCTGATTGGCGTGTTTCTGGTGCCCGGCGCGGTGAAGCGCTTTGGCAAGAAGCCGGTCTATCTGGGCGGGCTGACGCTGTGGGCGGTGGGCGACGTGCTGAATTTTTTCTGGGGGACCAGCTCCCTGCTGTTCGTGCTGTTTTCCTGCATGGCCTTCTTCGGCACGGCGTTTGTTAATAGCCTGAACTGGGCGCTGGTGCCGGATACCGTTGATTACGGCGAGTGGAAAACCGGCATTCGCGCCGAAGGGTCGGTGTATACCGGCTATACCTTCTCGCGCAAAATCTCCGCCGCGCTCGCCGGTTTCCTGCCCGGCATCATGCTGACCCAGATTGGCTACGTTCCTCACGCCGTGCAGAGCGCGGGCACGCTGCTTGGGTTGCGTCAGCTTATTTTCCTCTGGCCGTGCGGCCTGGCAATCGTCGCCGCCGTGACCATGGGGCTATTTTATAAACTCAACGAAGCGCGCTTCGCCTTTATTATCGAGGAGATTGGAAAACGGAAGAAACAGACAGCAAATACCCCTGAGATAACCACCAACAATAAAGCGTCA